From a single Planctomycetota bacterium genomic region:
- a CDS encoding serine/threonine protein kinase: MTDGASSKPDARDSHTAQQADAGAAREELLAVVLNELAEQMRTGGAADLSAACRAHPELAGELRSLWGAMMVADCLASDMTHADSSAARERASAAEAAIAKAEKPATSPPSRQTATSTTGQMFGPYELLEELGRGGMGVVYKARHRELDRVVALKMIRHGASAPASELVRFRQEAQAAARLDNPHLVRVFEVGEQDGQPYFTMQFVEGETLAQRLAEGPLPPREAAALLLPVVEAIQAAHEQGVLHRDLKPSNILIDRQGRALVTDFGLAKRVEGDSSLTNTGAILGTPTFMSPEQAAGSRGRVGPASDVYSLGAILYQTLTGRPPFQGSSPMETVLLVLEQEPLPPRLINPKADRVLELVALKCLQKPAELRYPSAAALADDLRAFLADEPIAARSGQFSQVLARWMRETHHATVLEHWGLLWMWHSLALVLLSVATNWLQWRGVGAPWPYVLLWTAGLGTWAAMFWALRRRAGPVTFIERQIAHVWAGSVLTIALLFPVEMLLGLPVLSLSPILGLTSGMVFLVKAGMLSGAFYIQSLALFVTSLAMALMQRWNIPFGITLFGVVSGACFFFPGLKYYRQRREG, translated from the coding sequence ATGACCGACGGGGCCAGTTCAAAGCCGGACGCGCGCGACTCACACACCGCGCAGCAAGCTGACGCCGGCGCGGCCCGCGAGGAGTTGCTGGCCGTGGTGTTGAACGAACTGGCCGAGCAGATGCGCACCGGCGGCGCGGCCGATCTTTCGGCGGCTTGTCGGGCTCACCCCGAGCTGGCCGGCGAGTTGCGCTCGCTGTGGGGCGCGATGATGGTGGCCGACTGCCTGGCCAGCGATATGACCCACGCCGATTCGTCGGCCGCGCGTGAGCGCGCCTCGGCGGCTGAAGCCGCCATCGCCAAGGCCGAGAAACCTGCCACGTCGCCACCATCACGCCAGACCGCAACATCCACCACCGGCCAAATGTTTGGCCCGTACGAACTGCTCGAAGAGCTGGGCCGCGGCGGGATGGGCGTGGTCTACAAGGCCCGGCATCGCGAACTCGATCGGGTCGTGGCCCTGAAGATGATCCGCCACGGCGCGTCGGCGCCGGCCTCGGAGCTGGTCCGCTTTCGCCAGGAGGCCCAGGCGGCGGCGCGGCTCGACAATCCGCACCTGGTCCGGGTGTTCGAGGTGGGCGAGCAGGACGGCCAGCCTTATTTCACCATGCAATTCGTCGAAGGCGAGACGCTGGCCCAGCGACTGGCCGAGGGGCCGTTGCCGCCGCGCGAAGCGGCCGCGCTCCTGTTGCCGGTGGTCGAGGCGATTCAGGCCGCGCACGAGCAAGGAGTGCTGCATCGCGACCTCAAGCCGTCGAACATCTTGATCGACCGGCAGGGACGCGCGCTGGTCACCGACTTCGGACTGGCCAAGCGGGTCGAGGGGGACAGTTCGCTGACGAACACCGGGGCGATCCTGGGAACGCCGACGTTCATGTCGCCCGAACAAGCCGCCGGCAGCCGCGGCCGCGTCGGCCCGGCCAGCGATGTGTACAGCTTGGGGGCGATTCTGTATCAGACGCTGACCGGCCGGCCGCCGTTCCAAGGCAGCTCGCCGATGGAAACGGTGCTCCTGGTCCTCGAGCAAGAGCCGCTGCCGCCGCGGCTGATCAACCCCAAGGCCGATCGGGTGCTGGAACTCGTGGCGCTCAAGTGCCTGCAAAAACCCGCCGAGCTGCGCTACCCGAGCGCGGCCGCGTTGGCCGACGACCTGCGAGCGTTTCTGGCTGACGAGCCGATTGCCGCGCGCTCGGGTCAGTTCTCGCAGGTCTTAGCGCGCTGGATGCGCGAGACGCATCACGCCACGGTCCTCGAGCATTGGGGGCTGCTGTGGATGTGGCACAGTCTGGCGCTCGTGCTCTTGTCGGTGGCGACCAACTGGTTGCAATGGCGCGGGGTCGGCGCGCCGTGGCCGTACGTGTTGTTGTGGACCGCAGGCTTGGGGACCTGGGCGGCCATGTTCTGGGCGCTGCGCCGCCGGGCCGGGCCGGTGACGTTCATCGAGCGGCAGATCGCCCACGTCTGGGCCGGCAGCGTGCTGACGATTGCGCTGCTGTTCCCGGTCGAGATGCTGCTGGGGCTGCCGGTGCTCAGTCTGTCGCCGATCCTGGGGCTGACCAGCGGGATGGTGTTCCTGGTCAAAGCGGGCATGCTGTCCGGCGCGTTTTACATTCAATCGCTGGCGCTGTTCGTCACGTCCCTGGCCATGGCCTTGATGCAGCGGTGGAACATTCCGTTCGGGATCACGCTGTTCGGCGTAGTCTCCGGCGCATGCTTCTTCTTCCCGGGGTTGAAGTATTACCGGCAGCGCCGGGAAGGGTAG
- a CDS encoding RraA family protein has translation MMREKFTSAVVCDALDAVGLRQQSPRVQLRPMTTPGVLVGRCKTTLWADMAHADPRPYELELKAVDGCQADDVLIAAAAGSMRSGIWGELLSTAARNSGCLGTIVDGAVRDVAQMTRMGFAVFARGVCIYDSKDRQRVIDVDVPVEIDGVTFAAGDLVIADIDGVVVVPRRVEVEVVRRAWEKVHAENVTRDAIRGGMKAQAAYDKYGVL, from the coding sequence ATGATGCGCGAAAAGTTCACCAGCGCCGTCGTTTGCGACGCGCTCGATGCCGTCGGCTTGCGTCAGCAATCGCCGCGCGTCCAGTTGCGCCCCATGACGACGCCGGGCGTGCTCGTCGGCCGCTGCAAAACGACCCTCTGGGCCGACATGGCCCATGCCGATCCGCGGCCGTACGAATTGGAACTGAAAGCGGTCGACGGCTGTCAGGCCGACGACGTGCTGATTGCCGCGGCGGCCGGGTCGATGCGCTCGGGTATTTGGGGCGAGTTGCTGTCGACGGCCGCGCGCAACAGCGGTTGCCTCGGCACGATCGTCGACGGCGCGGTCCGTGATGTGGCTCAGATGACGCGGATGGGCTTCGCCGTCTTTGCGCGCGGCGTGTGCATTTATGATTCGAAAGACCGCCAGCGCGTGATCGACGTCGACGTCCCCGTCGAAATTGACGGCGTGACGTTCGCCGCGGGCGATCTGGTCATCGCCGATATCGACGGCGTAGTGGTCGTGCCGCGCCGCGTCGAGGTCGAGGTGGTTCGCCGGGCCTGGGAGAAGGTCCACGCCGAGAACGTCACGCGCGACGCCATTCGCGGCGGCATGAAGGCTCAGGCCGCTTACGACAAGTATGGAGTTCTGTAG
- a CDS encoding DUF1549 domain-containing protein: MRLFRRSDFVTATMLLNIALVGTSRAATPEPVIRTASASSKAPVGTPRLTFELDVMPVLTAAGCNQGACHGKSRGQNGFQLSLLGFDADFDYNAIVKEARGRRVFPAAADESLLLRKGSAAVSHGGGERIARDSKQYKILRDWIAAGMPRSGPADPVLKLIAVGPEELPLSPNSKQQLTVTARYSDGSTRDVTPWCAYQSSDTGVSTISTTGEIKTGRLPGESSTMIRYMGHIATWNVVIPRGARLPAERYSALPRHNFIDQLVWDKLESVAVLPSGPCSDTTFLRRASLDAIGRMPTPDEVNKFLADTSPNKRAALVDALLARPEYADHWANKWVDLLRPNPYRVGIKATLNYDQWIRDAFRENKPYDQFVRELVTARGSTWRNGAATMFRDRRTPEEITVLVSQLFLGVRLDCARCHHHPFEVWGQDEFYGMAAFFGRVGYKGTGISAPISGGEEMIFTAAKGAVKHPISGAIVPPEPLTGKAALSDDEDPRLAFARWMTANDNPFFARVAVNRMWAELMGRGLVEPVDDLRATNPATNAELLDALGVEFRRLKYDQKAMLRTIMTSYVYGLSSATNDTNVADTQNYSRHYRTRLRAETISDAIADITGVRDDYAAMAPGSRATAIWTHRINSLFLDAFGRPDPNQDPPCERTGETTMVQALHLMNSSQLHQKIVGDPGLSARLAGGKQTPAELVEQLYLSVYSRRPSDAELQAAVKLYTDRPEARRQTTEDLLWAMLNTPEFLFKD; encoded by the coding sequence ATGCGACTTTTCCGGCGCTCAGATTTCGTGACGGCGACGATGTTGTTGAACATCGCGCTGGTGGGCACGAGCCGCGCCGCAACGCCCGAACCGGTGATCCGTACCGCGTCGGCTTCCAGCAAAGCGCCCGTGGGAACGCCGCGACTGACGTTCGAGTTGGACGTGATGCCGGTGCTGACCGCGGCGGGTTGCAACCAAGGGGCCTGCCACGGCAAGAGCCGGGGGCAAAATGGCTTTCAGCTTTCGCTGCTCGGCTTCGATGCCGACTTTGACTACAACGCGATCGTGAAAGAGGCGCGTGGCCGCCGCGTGTTCCCCGCCGCGGCTGATGAAAGCCTGCTCTTGCGCAAGGGGTCGGCCGCGGTCTCGCACGGCGGCGGCGAGCGGATTGCCCGGGACAGCAAACAATACAAGATTCTCCGCGACTGGATCGCCGCCGGCATGCCGCGCAGCGGCCCCGCCGATCCGGTCCTGAAGTTAATCGCCGTCGGGCCCGAAGAGTTGCCCCTGTCGCCCAACAGCAAACAGCAACTCACGGTCACGGCCCGCTACTCGGACGGTTCGACGCGCGATGTCACCCCCTGGTGCGCGTACCAGTCAAGTGACACCGGAGTCTCGACCATCTCGACGACTGGCGAGATCAAGACCGGGCGGCTGCCCGGCGAATCGTCGACGATGATTCGCTACATGGGGCACATCGCCACCTGGAACGTGGTGATCCCGCGCGGGGCGCGACTGCCCGCCGAGCGCTACTCGGCCTTGCCGCGTCACAACTTCATCGATCAGTTGGTTTGGGACAAGCTCGAATCGGTGGCTGTGCTCCCCTCGGGTCCGTGTAGCGACACCACGTTCCTGCGCCGGGCCAGCCTGGACGCGATTGGCCGCATGCCCACCCCGGACGAGGTGAACAAGTTCCTGGCCGACACCTCGCCGAACAAGCGGGCCGCGCTGGTCGACGCCCTGTTGGCGCGGCCCGAGTACGCCGACCATTGGGCCAACAAGTGGGTCGATCTGCTGCGGCCGAATCCCTACCGCGTGGGCATTAAAGCCACGCTCAACTACGATCAGTGGATTCGTGACGCCTTTCGCGAGAACAAGCCCTATGACCAGTTCGTGCGCGAGCTGGTGACCGCGCGGGGCAGCACTTGGCGCAACGGCGCGGCGACCATGTTCCGCGATCGGCGCACGCCCGAAGAAATCACCGTCCTGGTCAGCCAACTGTTCCTGGGGGTGCGGCTTGACTGCGCTCGTTGCCACCACCATCCCTTCGAAGTCTGGGGACAAGACGAGTTCTACGGCATGGCGGCGTTCTTTGGCCGGGTGGGCTACAAGGGGACCGGCATCTCGGCGCCGATTTCGGGCGGTGAGGAAATGATCTTCACCGCGGCGAAAGGTGCCGTGAAGCACCCGATCTCCGGCGCGATTGTCCCCCCCGAGCCACTGACGGGCAAAGCCGCCCTCAGCGACGACGAGGATCCTCGCCTGGCGTTCGCGCGCTGGATGACGGCCAATGACAATCCTTTCTTCGCGCGCGTGGCGGTCAATCGGATGTGGGCCGAGCTGATGGGTCGCGGCCTGGTCGAGCCGGTCGACGATCTGCGGGCCACCAACCCGGCCACCAATGCCGAGCTGCTCGACGCGCTCGGCGTGGAATTCCGCCGGCTGAAGTACGATCAAAAGGCGATGCTCCGCACGATCATGACCTCGTACGTCTATGGATTGTCGAGCGCAACGAACGACACCAACGTGGCCGACACGCAAAACTACTCGCGACACTATCGGACGCGGCTGCGGGCCGAGACGATCTCGGACGCGATTGCCGACATCACCGGCGTGCGTGACGACTACGCGGCCATGGCGCCGGGGAGTCGGGCGACGGCGATCTGGACCCATCGGATCAATTCGCTGTTCCTCGACGCCTTCGGTCGACCCGACCCGAACCAGGATCCGCCCTGCGAGCGAACCGGCGAGACGACGATGGTCCAGGCGCTGCACCTGATGAACTCGTCGCAGTTGCACCAGAAAATCGTCGGCGATCCGGGCTTGTCGGCGCGCCTGGCCGGTGGCAAGCAAACGCCGGCCGAGTTGGTCGAGCAGCTTTACTTGTCCGTTTACTCGCGACGCCCCAGCGACGCTGAGTTGCAGGCGGCCGTGAAACTTTATACCGATCGCCCCGAGGCCCGACGTCAAACGACCGAAGACCTGCTGTGGGCGATGCTGAATACTCCCGAGTTTTTGTTCAAGGATTGA
- a CDS encoding sigma-70 family RNA polymerase sigma factor, translating to MWPNSTDTQELIVSAKAGDASAAGALLEKHRDALRKLVALRTDRAIQGRVDASDIVQDALVEANRRLGDYLRDPRMPFHLWLRQIAKDRMIDAHRRHRLAGQRSVDREQAVTAWQDQSALDLAAQLRDGRELTPATALLRQELQERFRAALAQLDDIDREIIEMRHFEQLANQEVAVALGLTEPAAGMRYLRAMRRLRALLDDTPAAEG from the coding sequence ATGTGGCCCAACTCGACCGATACGCAAGAGCTGATCGTCTCGGCCAAAGCCGGCGACGCGTCGGCGGCCGGCGCGCTGCTCGAAAAACATCGCGACGCGCTGCGCAAGCTGGTGGCCCTGCGAACCGATCGAGCCATTCAAGGTCGCGTCGACGCCAGCGACATCGTGCAAGACGCGCTGGTCGAGGCCAACCGCCGCCTGGGCGATTATCTCCGCGACCCGCGAATGCCGTTTCATCTCTGGCTGCGGCAGATCGCCAAGGACCGGATGATCGACGCCCACCGTCGCCACCGGCTGGCCGGCCAGCGGAGCGTCGACCGCGAACAGGCCGTCACCGCGTGGCAGGACCAGTCGGCGCTCGATCTGGCGGCGCAACTGCGCGACGGGCGCGAGCTGACGCCGGCCACCGCCTTGCTGCGTCAGGAACTGCAGGAACGCTTTCGCGCCGCGCTCGCTCAACTGGACGACATCGATCGCGAGATCATCGAGATGCGTCACTTCGAGCAACTGGCCAACCAGGAAGTGGCCGTGGCCCTCGGCCTGACCGAACCGGCGGCGGGCATGCGTTATCTGCGAGCCATGCGCCGCCTGCGGGCCCTCTTGGACGACACGCCGGCGGCCGAAGGGTAG
- a CDS encoding DUF1501 domain-containing protein — MAIHRNCAGISRRDCLQLGIGALAGGGLLDLLRLRTEAATSGAKQKRPTSCILIWMDGGPSHFETFDPKPTAPAEIRGEFDTISTKIPGVFFSEHMTRLASISDKLCVVRSICHNQGNHGAGNHYMMTGAPPRIPVGCGAFVSFHPSLGSVTAFERPAPRGLPAYFSMPDRSRSAGPNFLGAKYAPFVVADDPNKDGFRVRDVALPQGIGTDRFAGRRDLRALVDRLPRIDNKASGDPVPALDTYYQQGYDLINSPEAQRAFDISQESAKVRDHYGRKPFAQRALLARRLVEAGVPFVTLYDGGWDSHSEIFPGLSQKLPPFEHAIAALIEDLDQRGLLETTLVVALGEFGRTPKISTLPDRKLPGRDHWSNAMSVMFAGCGVPGGTVIGATDKNGYAPVERVLSPENFASTVYRKLGIDPDKILYTPQGRPSHIVSDPTPIKELMG; from the coding sequence ATGGCGATTCACCGAAACTGCGCTGGCATCTCCCGCCGCGATTGCTTGCAATTGGGCATTGGCGCCCTGGCCGGCGGCGGACTGCTCGACTTGCTGCGCTTGCGCACCGAAGCGGCCACGTCCGGGGCCAAGCAGAAGCGCCCCACGAGCTGCATCCTGATTTGGATGGACGGCGGGCCGTCGCACTTTGAAACATTCGACCCCAAGCCGACCGCCCCGGCCGAAATCCGCGGCGAGTTCGACACCATCAGCACCAAGATTCCCGGCGTGTTCTTCTCGGAACACATGACGCGGCTGGCGTCGATTAGCGACAAGCTGTGTGTCGTCCGGTCGATTTGCCACAACCAGGGAAACCACGGCGCGGGGAACCATTACATGATGACCGGCGCGCCGCCGCGGATTCCCGTCGGCTGTGGCGCGTTCGTCAGCTTTCATCCCAGCCTGGGCTCGGTGACCGCTTTTGAGCGCCCCGCGCCGCGCGGGCTGCCGGCCTATTTCTCGATGCCCGATCGTTCACGCTCGGCGGGTCCGAACTTCTTGGGGGCCAAGTACGCGCCGTTCGTCGTGGCCGACGATCCGAACAAGGACGGCTTCCGCGTCCGCGACGTGGCCTTGCCGCAAGGGATCGGTACCGATCGCTTTGCCGGCCGCCGCGACCTGAGGGCGCTGGTCGATCGCTTGCCGCGCATCGATAACAAGGCGTCCGGCGACCCGGTGCCGGCGCTCGACACGTACTATCAGCAAGGCTACGACCTGATCAACTCGCCCGAGGCACAACGCGCCTTCGACATCTCGCAAGAGTCGGCCAAGGTCCGCGACCACTACGGTCGCAAGCCGTTTGCTCAGCGGGCGCTGCTGGCGCGGCGACTGGTCGAGGCCGGCGTCCCGTTCGTCACGTTGTACGACGGCGGCTGGGACAGCCACTCGGAAATCTTCCCTGGCTTGTCCCAAAAGCTGCCGCCGTTCGAACACGCCATCGCGGCGCTGATCGAAGACCTGGACCAGCGCGGCTTGCTGGAAACGACGCTGGTGGTGGCGCTGGGCGAGTTCGGCCGCACGCCGAAGATTTCCACCTTGCCCGATCGCAAGCTCCCCGGTCGCGATCACTGGTCGAATGCCATGAGCGTGATGTTCGCCGGTTGCGGCGTGCCGGGTGGCACGGTCATCGGCGCGACCGACAAGAACGGCTATGCCCCCGTCGAGCGCGTGCTCAGCCCCGAGAACTTTGCCTCGACGGTGTATCGCAAGCTGGGGATCGATCCCGACAAGATCCTCTACACGCCGCAAGGGCGGCCATCGCACATCGTCAGCGATCCGACCCCCATCAAGGAACTGATGGGTTGA
- a CDS encoding MFS transporter: protein MSQSTERPTHVRHLIIATATCAAVLLYLERVCLSVAAVYIREDLLLSDVELGWAMGVFFWAYAAGQVPSGWLTDRFGPRKMMTVYLVGWSVFGISIALANNLWTLLLARLALGLSQAGAYPTLTVLVKHWVPRDARGWASSVVAFGGRAGGAGANLLTALLIVGFVPSDAPTLFSTGDVLDAQKLQEHWTSTKPAELNPLRERLRAQLPGANPSHEQILLTLNALLASPNCFEGLDATTLWLSADARSIEAVPIADRNTWQIARYNRLVIEKAFPGSLKQLHGAGWRPTLLVYGAGGVLMGLVFWFMVRDWPREHRRCNEAEAQLITAGEPPALAQTGKPESIPWRALALNWNMTFNSLAQFFVNFGWVFIITLSPTYLADEFSVPIEERGWMTTVPLVVSCGGMLFGGWLTDWLTRTLGLRWGRALPFGGSKVVSVIALAACPWLDSPWAVTVALSAMAFATDLGVPSIWAFAQDVGGRHVGSVVGWGNMWGNLGAGLGPIALAWAQKYYGWNVVFYLSALACAIGMLAGLLIRADQPLFADE, encoded by the coding sequence ATGAGTCAATCGACCGAACGGCCGACGCACGTGCGTCACTTGATCATCGCCACGGCCACGTGCGCGGCGGTGTTGTTGTATCTCGAGCGCGTCTGCTTGTCGGTGGCGGCGGTTTACATTCGCGAAGACTTGTTGCTCTCCGATGTCGAGTTGGGTTGGGCGATGGGGGTCTTCTTCTGGGCCTATGCCGCCGGGCAGGTGCCGTCGGGTTGGCTGACCGATCGCTTCGGGCCGCGCAAGATGATGACGGTCTATCTGGTCGGCTGGTCAGTGTTCGGCATTTCGATTGCGCTGGCCAACAATCTCTGGACGCTGCTGTTGGCGCGATTGGCGCTGGGGCTGTCCCAGGCCGGCGCCTATCCCACGTTGACCGTCCTGGTCAAGCATTGGGTGCCGCGCGACGCGCGCGGCTGGGCCAGCAGCGTCGTCGCGTTCGGTGGTCGCGCCGGCGGCGCGGGGGCCAACCTGTTGACGGCGCTGCTGATCGTCGGCTTTGTCCCCAGCGATGCGCCGACGTTGTTCTCGACTGGCGATGTGCTGGACGCCCAGAAGTTGCAAGAGCATTGGACGTCCACCAAGCCGGCCGAGTTGAACCCGCTGCGCGAGCGGCTTCGCGCGCAATTGCCCGGCGCCAACCCGAGTCACGAGCAGATTCTGTTGACGCTCAACGCGCTGTTGGCTTCGCCCAACTGTTTCGAGGGGCTCGACGCGACGACATTGTGGCTGTCGGCCGATGCCAGATCGATCGAAGCGGTGCCGATCGCCGATCGGAACACGTGGCAAATCGCCCGCTATAACCGGCTGGTCATCGAGAAGGCGTTTCCCGGCTCGCTCAAGCAGTTGCACGGCGCTGGCTGGCGGCCGACGCTGTTGGTCTATGGCGCTGGCGGCGTGCTGATGGGGCTGGTCTTCTGGTTCATGGTCCGCGATTGGCCCCGCGAGCATCGCCGTTGCAACGAAGCCGAGGCCCAATTGATTACCGCCGGCGAGCCACCCGCACTGGCACAGACCGGCAAGCCCGAGTCGATTCCCTGGCGCGCGCTAGCGTTGAACTGGAACATGACTTTCAACTCGCTGGCCCAGTTCTTCGTGAACTTTGGCTGGGTGTTCATCATCACCTTGTCGCCAACCTATCTAGCCGACGAATTCTCGGTACCGATCGAAGAGCGCGGCTGGATGACAACGGTGCCGTTGGTGGTATCGTGCGGCGGGATGTTGTTCGGCGGCTGGTTGACCGACTGGCTGACGCGCACGCTGGGGTTGCGGTGGGGCCGCGCGCTGCCGTTTGGCGGCTCGAAGGTTGTCAGCGTGATCGCTTTGGCCGCCTGTCCCTGGCTCGACTCGCCGTGGGCCGTGACGGTTGCCTTGTCGGCGATGGCGTTCGCGACCGATCTGGGTGTGCCGTCGATCTGGGCCTTTGCCCAGGACGTCGGCGGCCGACACGTCGGCTCGGTCGTTGGCTGGGGGAACATGTGGGGGAACTTGGGCGCGGGGCTGGGGCCAATCGCCCTGGCCTGGGCCCAGAAGTATTATGGCTGGAACGTCGTGTTCTATTTAAGCGCGCTGGCCTGTGCCATTGGCATGCTGGCGGGCTTGTTGATCCGGGCCGACCAGCCGTTGTTTGCGGATGAATGA
- a CDS encoding carbon-nitrogen family hydrolase has protein sequence MRVSCLQLEIADRTPGESLAAALALLDQARGSDLVLLPELWPTGYFAFDQYERHAEAVDGPTVRALADKAKELNTWLLMGSFVERAGSQLFNTTLLVDPAGNTVSRYRKMHTFGYQSQERALLAAGSEPATAATPHGTLGLSICYDLRFPELYRALVDRGVEIFLVAAAWPAARLEPWRLLNRARALENLSYVVACNGAGQSAGVALAGHSMIVDPWGNVVAEAGDGPQVLTCEIDVETVRRARREFPALADRVLR, from the coding sequence ATGCGCGTCAGTTGCCTGCAACTTGAAATTGCCGATCGCACGCCGGGCGAGTCGCTGGCTGCGGCTCTCGCGCTGTTGGACCAGGCGCGCGGCAGCGACCTGGTCCTGTTGCCCGAGTTGTGGCCGACCGGGTACTTCGCATTCGATCAGTACGAGCGGCACGCCGAAGCCGTCGACGGCCCCACGGTTCGCGCGCTCGCTGACAAGGCAAAAGAGCTGAACACGTGGCTCCTGATGGGCAGTTTCGTCGAACGGGCTGGCTCACAGCTTTTCAACACTACGCTGCTCGTCGATCCGGCCGGCAATACTGTCTCGCGCTATCGCAAGATGCACACTTTTGGCTATCAGTCGCAGGAGCGCGCGCTGCTGGCCGCGGGCAGCGAACCGGCGACCGCGGCGACGCCGCACGGGACGCTGGGGCTTTCGATCTGTTACGACCTGCGGTTTCCGGAACTGTATCGGGCGCTGGTCGACCGAGGCGTGGAAATCTTCTTGGTCGCGGCGGCGTGGCCGGCGGCGAGGCTTGAACCGTGGCGACTCTTGAACCGCGCCCGGGCCCTGGAAAACTTGTCGTACGTGGTCGCCTGCAACGGCGCTGGCCAGAGCGCCGGCGTCGCCCTGGCAGGGCACAGTATGATTGTCGACCCCTGGGGCAACGTCGTGGCCGAAGCCGGCGACGGCCCCCAGGTGCTGACTTGCGAGATCGACGTCGAGACGGTTCGTCGCGCCCGCCGCGAGTTTCCGGCACTGGCCGATCGCGTCCTGCGCTAG
- a CDS encoding PPC domain-containing protein: MKITCYTWLAVVALLAAPVLTVAAPPKPTGVFPLGVQRGQSVTLTVSGAMKPWPAQVQTSGAGITLTPEKEEGRFKLSATADAEPGLRLVRFFNDEGASTPQAIVVGTLPEIEEKEPNNETTAAQSISPVAVVVNGRLAKAGDIDTFSVALTAGQTLVADVAAERLGSPMDGVLQVLSADGFVLAQNHDTRGQDPRLVFTAPRDGAYLVRLFAFPATATGSVAFAGGDKFAYRMTLTTGGFLNYTMPLAVERGVETSLELVGWNIPEALRTKKVTPPTDATSVVIHDAQLAGEVRLDVVDKKCLAEAEPNDRDHAQAIAWPVVVSGRIVAPGDVDVFAIEAKKGQNLALVVRSQRLGFPLDGELRVYDSQKKLLTSRDDSAKERDPELNYTILADGKYLIAVADLYGAGSADHAYTLDIALVEPDYTLAFAASELTTAAKKEIELPITIDRANSFAEEIEITVTGLPEGAKCEPVRSAAKGDGKKGDTAKKVTLKIAPGEQPFRGPIQITARSLGTAARQRTAKMPLAGLGTSVDNVWLTVTSK, translated from the coding sequence GTGAAGATCACCTGCTACACTTGGCTGGCCGTCGTCGCGCTGCTTGCCGCGCCGGTTTTAACCGTGGCCGCGCCACCGAAGCCGACCGGCGTGTTCCCTTTGGGCGTGCAGCGCGGGCAAAGCGTCACGCTCACCGTCAGCGGCGCGATGAAGCCCTGGCCGGCCCAAGTCCAAACGAGCGGCGCCGGCATCACGTTGACTCCCGAAAAAGAAGAAGGCCGCTTCAAGCTTTCGGCCACGGCCGACGCGGAACCAGGGCTGCGCCTGGTGCGGTTCTTCAACGACGAAGGGGCCTCGACGCCGCAAGCGATCGTGGTCGGCACGCTACCCGAGATCGAAGAGAAGGAGCCGAACAACGAGACAACCGCCGCGCAATCGATTTCGCCCGTCGCCGTCGTCGTCAACGGGCGGCTGGCCAAGGCCGGCGACATCGACACGTTCAGCGTCGCGCTGACGGCCGGGCAAACCTTGGTGGCCGACGTCGCGGCCGAGCGGCTGGGCTCGCCGATGGACGGCGTGCTGCAAGTGCTCTCGGCCGATGGATTCGTCTTGGCCCAGAATCACGACACCCGGGGGCAGGATCCGCGGCTGGTGTTCACCGCGCCGCGCGATGGCGCCTACCTGGTCCGACTGTTCGCGTTTCCGGCCACGGCGACCGGCTCGGTGGCCTTTGCCGGCGGCGACAAGTTCGCCTATCGAATGACGCTCACGACCGGCGGCTTTTTGAATTACACGATGCCTTTGGCGGTCGAGCGCGGCGTCGAGACCAGTCTGGAACTGGTGGGCTGGAACATTCCCGAGGCGCTGCGCACGAAAAAGGTCACGCCTCCGACTGACGCCACATCGGTCGTGATCCATGACGCTCAACTGGCCGGCGAAGTCCGCCTCGACGTGGTCGACAAGAAGTGCTTGGCCGAAGCCGAACCAAACGATCGAGACCATGCTCAAGCAATCGCCTGGCCCGTGGTCGTCAGCGGGCGCATTGTCGCGCCGGGGGACGTGGACGTGTTCGCCATTGAGGCCAAGAAGGGGCAGAACCTGGCGCTCGTCGTGCGCTCGCAGCGGCTGGGCTTTCCGCTCGATGGCGAGCTGCGCGTCTACGACAGCCAGAAGAAGCTGCTCACCAGCCGCGACGACTCGGCGAAGGAGCGCGATCCCGAACTGAACTACACGATTCTGGCCGACGGCAAGTACCTGATCGCGGTCGCCGACCTGTACGGCGCGGGGAGCGCGGATCACGCCTACACGCTCGACATTGCGCTAGTCGAGCCCGATTACACCTTGGCGTTCGCGGCCAGCGAGTTGACGACGGCGGCCAAGAAAGAGATCGAGCTGCCGATCACCATCGACCGCGCGAATAGTTTTGCCGAGGAAATCGAAATCACCGTCACCGGCTTGCCCGAGGGGGCCAAGTGCGAACCGGTTCGCTCAGCCGCCAAGGGAGACGGCAAAAAAGGGGACACCGCCAAGAAGGTCACCCTGAAAATCGCCCCGGGCGAGCAGCCCTTCCGCGGGCCGATTCAAATCACGGCCCGCTCGCTCGGCACGGCCGCGCGCCAGCGGACGGCGAAAATGCCGCTGGCGGGCCTGGGGACGTCGGTCGATAATGTCTGGCTGACCGTGACTAGCAAGTAA